The Streptomyces sp. RKAG293 genome includes a region encoding these proteins:
- a CDS encoding NAD(P)/FAD-dependent oxidoreductase, which translates to MNHDVIVLGAGLAGLAAARDLAAGGADVLVLEARDRVGGRVEQAALPDGRRVQLGGEVVGRAHTAYLGLAAELGLELIPSYVAEPGLITRSTPEADSAGDPPHWFGPGDQAQHERLTAEFVAMAATVDPDDPWSHQEAAVLDRLSVGGWLRSRHASPAVVRLWEIGQLSLASGSYERTSLLAALRKNAAVPSTGHYDYEDWEGLRLAAGSATMAEVMGRELRSRVRLGSPVAAVDIRPGRCKVRLTTGEILTAGAVVSALPVGPLRSVAVTGVSDERLASLHRQRNAVAAKFAAVYTEPFWRAGGRNGLSECEGTLGSTWPQEDGILSALVPPERYGVLLGTPAHLRTPELLGEIAGLFGEQALHPQSCYLRLWGTDPWTQGYVTQWTPGEVMAVGPLHGTHEPPFYVCGSDQWVAGYMEGAVRTGRAAAQEALTRG; encoded by the coding sequence ATGAACCATGACGTCATCGTGCTCGGCGCCGGGCTGGCCGGACTCGCCGCGGCCCGGGACCTCGCGGCAGGCGGCGCCGACGTGCTGGTCCTGGAGGCCCGGGACCGGGTGGGCGGAAGGGTCGAGCAGGCGGCGCTGCCGGACGGACGCCGGGTCCAGCTCGGCGGAGAGGTCGTGGGCCGCGCACACACCGCGTACCTGGGGCTGGCCGCGGAGCTCGGTCTGGAGCTGATCCCCAGTTATGTGGCGGAGCCGGGACTCATCACCCGCTCCACGCCGGAGGCCGACTCCGCCGGCGATCCGCCCCACTGGTTCGGGCCCGGGGACCAGGCACAGCACGAGCGGCTCACCGCCGAATTCGTGGCCATGGCCGCGACCGTCGACCCTGACGACCCGTGGTCCCATCAGGAGGCGGCCGTCCTGGACCGGCTCTCGGTGGGCGGCTGGCTGCGCTCGCGGCACGCCTCACCCGCGGTGGTACGGCTGTGGGAGATCGGCCAGCTCAGCCTCGCCAGCGGATCCTACGAGCGGACCTCACTGCTCGCCGCGCTGCGCAAGAACGCGGCAGTGCCCAGCACCGGACACTACGACTACGAGGACTGGGAGGGGCTGCGGCTGGCCGCGGGTTCGGCGACGATGGCCGAGGTGATGGGACGTGAACTGCGCTCCCGCGTCCGCCTGGGGTCGCCGGTGGCGGCCGTGGACATCCGGCCGGGACGATGCAAAGTCCGCCTCACCACCGGCGAGATCCTGACGGCGGGCGCGGTGGTCAGCGCCCTGCCGGTCGGCCCGCTGCGCTCGGTCGCCGTCACCGGTGTCAGTGATGAGCGGCTCGCCTCGCTGCACCGTCAGCGCAACGCAGTGGCGGCGAAGTTCGCAGCCGTGTACACCGAGCCGTTCTGGCGGGCCGGCGGACGGAACGGCCTGTCCGAATGCGAGGGAACGCTCGGCTCCACCTGGCCGCAGGAGGACGGAATCCTGTCTGCCCTCGTCCCGCCCGAGCGGTACGGAGTCCTGCTCGGCACCCCCGCCCATCTGCGCACCCCGGAACTGCTCGGCGAGATCGCTGGACTCTTCGGGGAGCAGGCCCTGCACCCCCAGTCGTGCTACCTGCGGCTGTGGGGCACCGACCCCTGGACCCAGGGGTACGTCACCCAGTGGACACCGGGCGAAGTGATGGCGGTGGGCCCGCTGCACGGCACGCACGAGCCGCCGTTCTACGTGTGCGGCTCCGACCAGTGGGTCGCCGGATACATGGAAGGTGCGGTCCGTACCGGTCGCGCCGCCGCACAGGAGGCGCTGACCCGTGGCTGA
- a CDS encoding methyltransferase domain-containing protein, whose amino-acid sequence MTAHDPDRGYLLDNRQSEAGVRFGALAELFDPVTFRHVDRLGITAGMRCWEVGAGGPSVAAGLAARVGPGGTVVATDIDVSWAQGIADDVVEVLRHDVAADPPPAGGFDLVHARLVLVHVTDRAEALRRMVQALRPGGVLLLEDADPGLQPLLCPDESGPEQRLANRLRSGFRELMAARGADLGYGRTLPRLLRGAGLEDVRADAYFPITSPACTVLEAATVRQIRGQLVAAGLATDEEIDRHLADVDTGLLDLATAPLVSAWGRRP is encoded by the coding sequence ATGACGGCGCACGACCCGGACCGCGGCTATCTGCTCGACAACCGGCAGTCGGAGGCGGGTGTCCGCTTCGGCGCGCTGGCCGAGCTGTTCGATCCGGTGACGTTCCGGCATGTCGACCGGCTCGGGATCACAGCGGGGATGCGGTGCTGGGAGGTCGGCGCCGGTGGCCCCTCCGTCGCAGCCGGGCTCGCCGCGCGGGTCGGGCCCGGCGGGACGGTCGTCGCGACCGACATCGACGTGTCCTGGGCGCAGGGCATCGCCGACGATGTCGTCGAGGTACTGCGCCATGACGTCGCGGCCGACCCGCCACCCGCCGGCGGCTTCGACCTCGTGCACGCCCGGCTGGTGCTGGTGCACGTCACCGACCGTGCCGAGGCGCTGCGCCGTATGGTCCAGGCGCTGCGTCCGGGAGGTGTGCTGCTTCTGGAGGACGCGGACCCCGGCCTGCAGCCGCTGCTCTGCCCGGACGAGTCGGGTCCTGAGCAGCGGCTCGCCAACCGTCTGCGGTCCGGTTTCCGTGAACTGATGGCGGCCCGTGGTGCGGACCTCGGCTACGGCCGGACACTGCCCCGGCTGCTGCGCGGCGCAGGGCTGGAGGACGTACGGGCCGACGCGTACTTCCCCATCACTTCGCCGGCCTGCACCGTCCTCGAGGCCGCCACCGTGCGGCAGATCCGCGGTCAGCTCGTGGCGGCCGGGCTCGCGACCGATGAGGAGATCGACCGCCACCTGGCCGACGTCGACACCGGACTCCTGGACCTGGCCACGGCTCCGCTGGTCTCCGCGTGGGGCCGCCGCCCGTAG
- a CDS encoding SDR family NAD(P)-dependent oxidoreductase, protein MRRFEGYGVLITGAGRGIGAATAHRLADEGAQVLVTDLEGDRAEKVAAGIRESGGAAEALPCDVADRSAVEAAVAYAVRRFGTLDVLVNNACACHPDAPLFEDETDEGWHQDLDITLSGAFRCARAALPHLAAAPGRRGAIVSIGSVNGEQDFGNHAYSAAKAGLASLTRTLAGHAAPRGVRVNLVVPGTVHTEAWAGRESALRAVAGHYPLGRVGQPDDIAAAVAFLASSDAAWITGVTLPVDGGILIGQVGLRRALSEED, encoded by the coding sequence ATGAGACGTTTCGAGGGATACGGAGTACTGATCACGGGCGCGGGCCGCGGCATCGGCGCGGCCACCGCCCACCGGCTGGCCGATGAGGGCGCCCAAGTGCTGGTCACCGACCTGGAAGGGGACCGTGCCGAGAAGGTGGCGGCCGGGATCCGGGAGTCCGGAGGCGCGGCCGAGGCACTGCCCTGCGATGTGGCCGACCGCAGCGCGGTCGAGGCTGCCGTCGCGTACGCGGTACGGCGTTTCGGCACGCTGGACGTGCTGGTCAACAACGCCTGCGCCTGCCATCCGGACGCCCCGCTCTTCGAGGACGAGACGGACGAGGGCTGGCACCAGGACCTCGACATCACCCTCAGCGGCGCCTTTCGCTGCGCCCGCGCGGCCCTCCCCCACCTCGCGGCCGCACCCGGCCGCCGGGGTGCGATCGTCAGCATCGGCTCGGTCAACGGCGAGCAGGACTTCGGCAACCACGCCTACAGCGCCGCCAAGGCGGGTCTGGCCAGTCTGACGCGCACCCTCGCCGGTCACGCGGCCCCCCGCGGTGTCCGGGTGAACCTGGTCGTCCCCGGCACGGTTCACACCGAGGCCTGGGCGGGGCGCGAGTCCGCCCTGCGAGCCGTCGCCGGCCACTACCCGCTCGGCAGGGTCGGTCAGCCCGACGACATCGCGGCCGCGGTGGCGTTCCTGGCGTCCTCGGACGCCGCCTGGATCACCGGTGTGACGCTCCCGGTCGACGGAGGCATCCTCATCGGCCAAGTGGGCCTGCGCCGCGCACTGAGCGAGGAAGACTGA
- the rox gene encoding rifampin monooxygenase codes for MIDVIVVGAGPTGLMLACELRLHGVHVVVLEKLTEPTKESRGQGLHARSVEIMDQRGLLDRFLAVSEKFQVGGLFGGIMKPWPDRLDTAHPYGLATPQPVSERLLDERAVELGTEIRRGCEVAGLSQDEDGVTVELAGGGGHLRSRYVVGCDGGRSAVRKLLGVGFPGEPSTVETLIGQMEVTEDPATIAAVVEEVRRTQLRFGVTGPDEDGVCRIIVPADGVAEDRAAEPALDEFKQQLRSIAGTDFGVHSPRWLSRFGNAIRQAERYRVGRVLLAGDAAHIHPPAGGQGMNLGVQDAFNLGWKLAAAVNGWAPEGLLDSYHAERHPVGARVLNNSRAGITLLGTDPGATALRELFGKLMDFEEVNRYVTGIITAVDIRYDFGEGHELLGRRMRDIELKQGRLYDLLHEGRGLLLDRTGRLSVAGWADRVDHVVDVSEELDAPAVLLRPDGHVAWVGDDQQDLLDRLPEWFGAPVG; via the coding sequence ATGATTGACGTGATCGTGGTCGGCGCCGGACCGACCGGTTTGATGCTGGCCTGCGAGTTGCGGCTGCACGGCGTGCACGTGGTCGTGCTGGAGAAGTTGACCGAGCCGACCAAGGAGTCCCGGGGGCAGGGCCTGCACGCTCGCAGCGTCGAGATCATGGACCAGCGCGGCCTTCTGGACCGGTTTCTCGCGGTCAGTGAGAAGTTCCAGGTCGGCGGGCTCTTCGGCGGCATCATGAAGCCGTGGCCGGACCGGCTGGACACGGCCCACCCGTACGGCCTGGCCACTCCGCAGCCGGTCAGCGAGCGGCTGCTCGACGAGCGTGCCGTCGAACTCGGCACCGAGATCCGGCGCGGTTGCGAAGTGGCCGGGCTGAGCCAGGACGAGGACGGGGTGACCGTCGAGCTGGCCGGTGGCGGCGGGCACCTTCGCTCGCGCTACGTCGTCGGGTGCGACGGCGGCCGCAGTGCGGTGCGCAAGCTGCTCGGCGTCGGTTTCCCGGGCGAACCCTCCACGGTCGAGACGCTGATCGGTCAGATGGAGGTGACCGAGGATCCGGCGACGATCGCCGCCGTCGTCGAGGAGGTCCGCAGGACCCAGCTGCGATTCGGTGTCACCGGCCCCGACGAGGACGGGGTGTGCCGCATCATCGTGCCCGCCGACGGGGTGGCCGAGGACCGTGCGGCAGAGCCGGCCCTCGACGAGTTCAAGCAGCAGCTGCGGTCGATCGCCGGCACCGACTTCGGCGTCCACTCGCCGCGCTGGCTCTCCCGGTTCGGCAACGCCATCCGGCAGGCCGAGCGCTACCGGGTCGGCCGTGTCCTGCTGGCCGGCGACGCGGCGCACATCCACCCGCCGGCCGGCGGTCAGGGGATGAATCTCGGCGTGCAGGACGCGTTCAACCTGGGCTGGAAGCTGGCCGCCGCGGTCAACGGCTGGGCGCCCGAAGGTCTGTTGGACAGCTACCACGCCGAACGGCATCCGGTGGGCGCCCGCGTGCTGAACAACAGTCGCGCGGGGATCACGCTCCTGGGGACCGATCCGGGTGCGACCGCGTTGCGGGAGCTGTTCGGGAAGCTGATGGACTTCGAAGAGGTGAACAGGTACGTGACCGGGATCATCACCGCCGTCGACATCCGCTACGACTTCGGCGAGGGCCATGAGCTGCTCGGCCGCCGCATGCGGGACATCGAGCTCAAGCAGGGGCGGCTCTACGACCTGCTGCACGAAGGCCGCGGCCTGCTGCTCGACCGGACCGGTCGGCTCTCCGTGGCGGGCTGGGCCGATCGGGTCGACCACGTCGTCGACGTCAGCGAGGAACTGGACGCGCCTGCGGTGCTGTTGCGGCCGGACGGCCATGTGGCATGGGTCGGTGACGATCAGCAGGATCTGCTCGACCGGCTGCCCGAGTGGTTCGGCGCTCCCGTCGGCTGA
- a CDS encoding Lrp/AsnC family transcriptional regulator, with amino-acid sequence MLVLDDLDRGLIHALQVDARASFTLVADILGSSTQTVVRRYRRLSAQAGLRVVALPAPRSSGTHQWFVRLTAATRTAHDIAVALARRSDTSWVRLTSGGTEIVAIIHTTPTGPGAHALLLRDIPRTAGITAVSAHYLLHTYLGGPTAWRGRVDTLDAAQQARLRDEGVTGTGPGTSTSTAGTASGEPVYLLTDADRLLLDALRDDARLSYAELAAATGSTASTVSRRLAELRARGALFFDVDIDPSLLGVTVSALLWMQVAPSHLDAVATELAGHHELAVVAATTGPTNLVAHALCRDADELHHYLTRKVALDAIARIETAPVLRTYKAAATLRVG; translated from the coding sequence ATGCTCGTACTGGACGATCTGGATCGTGGCCTGATCCATGCCCTGCAAGTGGACGCGCGGGCGTCGTTCACGCTCGTCGCCGACATCCTCGGCTCCTCCACCCAGACCGTGGTGCGCCGCTACCGCCGTCTGTCCGCGCAAGCGGGCCTTCGCGTGGTCGCGCTGCCCGCGCCGCGCAGTTCCGGCACCCACCAGTGGTTCGTGCGGCTGACCGCCGCGACGCGCACCGCGCACGACATCGCGGTCGCGCTCGCCCGCCGCTCCGACACGTCGTGGGTGCGGCTGACCTCAGGCGGCACCGAGATCGTCGCGATCATCCACACCACGCCCACGGGCCCCGGCGCGCACGCGCTGTTGCTGCGCGACATCCCGCGCACCGCCGGGATCACCGCCGTGTCCGCGCATTACCTCCTGCACACCTACCTCGGCGGGCCGACCGCGTGGCGCGGACGCGTCGACACCCTCGACGCCGCCCAGCAGGCACGGCTGCGCGACGAAGGCGTCACCGGAACAGGACCGGGCACGAGCACGAGCACGGCGGGAACCGCGTCGGGCGAACCCGTATACCTGCTCACCGACGCGGACCGCCTCCTGCTGGACGCGCTGCGCGACGACGCCCGCCTCAGCTACGCGGAGCTTGCCGCGGCGACCGGTTCGACGGCGTCCACGGTGTCCCGCAGGCTCGCCGAACTGCGGGCGCGCGGCGCGCTGTTCTTCGACGTGGACATCGACCCGTCGCTGCTGGGTGTGACCGTGTCGGCGCTGCTGTGGATGCAGGTCGCGCCCTCGCATCTGGACGCGGTCGCCACCGAGCTGGCCGGGCACCATGAGCTGGCGGTGGTCGCGGCGACGACCGGACCGACGAACCTGGTCGCGCACGCGCTGTGCCGGGACGCGGACGAACTGCACCACTACCTGACCCGCAAGGTGGCGTTGGACGCGATCGCACGGATCGAGACCGCGCCGGTCCTGCGCACCTACAAGGCCGCCGCGACGCTGCGCGTCGGGTGA
- a CDS encoding aminobutyraldehyde dehydrogenase yields MADTPFLTSVTNHIGGADVPAASGATTRLIDPATGQVNARAPFSDTADVDAACTAAQAAFERWSLTTPAERQRALLRIADAMEQHADEFEAAEVADTGKPPELFRTDELPAIIDTVRFFAGAARGLPGSAAAEYTPGRTSVLRREPVGVCAQITPWNYPLMMAVWKLAPALAAGNTTVLKPADTTPSSTALLARIAAEFLPPGVLNVVCGDRDTGRALVGHPAIRLIAVTGSVRAGQEIAAAAAADLKRVHLELGGNAPVLVYDDADLDDAVGQLASLAFYNAGQDCTAATRILVHHRVHDAFLAAFVEQAGRQLPGAPGEPDAAFGPLNSAAQLSSVRDLLNRLPDHARIVAGGSALSRPGFFHQATVVAGVRQDDEIVQREVFGPVVTVQSFADEAEAVRLANGVPQGLAASVWTGDHQRAMRATRALDTGIVWINTHGTTVSEMPHGGVKHSGYGSDLSLAGLLDYTRVKHVML; encoded by the coding sequence GTGGCTGACACCCCTTTCCTCACCAGCGTGACCAACCACATCGGCGGAGCCGACGTACCGGCCGCGTCCGGAGCCACGACGCGGCTCATCGATCCCGCCACCGGACAGGTCAACGCCCGCGCGCCGTTCTCGGACACCGCCGACGTCGATGCGGCGTGCACAGCGGCGCAGGCCGCCTTCGAGCGCTGGTCGCTGACCACACCCGCCGAGCGCCAGCGCGCGCTGCTGCGGATCGCGGACGCCATGGAACAACACGCGGACGAGTTCGAGGCGGCGGAGGTGGCCGACACCGGCAAACCGCCGGAGCTGTTCCGGACGGACGAACTGCCCGCGATCATCGACACCGTACGGTTCTTCGCGGGCGCGGCGCGCGGCCTGCCCGGCAGCGCCGCCGCCGAGTACACCCCGGGCCGCACCTCGGTGCTGCGCAGGGAACCGGTCGGGGTGTGCGCGCAGATCACCCCGTGGAACTACCCGCTGATGATGGCGGTCTGGAAGCTCGCCCCGGCCCTGGCCGCGGGCAACACCACCGTACTCAAGCCCGCCGACACCACACCGTCCTCCACGGCGCTGCTCGCGCGGATCGCGGCCGAGTTCCTGCCACCGGGGGTGCTCAACGTCGTCTGCGGCGACCGCGACACCGGACGGGCGCTGGTCGGCCACCCGGCGATCCGGCTCATCGCCGTCACCGGCAGCGTACGGGCGGGCCAGGAGATCGCCGCGGCGGCCGCGGCGGACCTCAAGCGGGTCCACCTGGAGCTCGGCGGCAACGCACCGGTCCTGGTGTACGACGACGCCGACCTCGATGACGCCGTCGGCCAACTGGCGTCCCTCGCCTTCTACAACGCCGGCCAGGACTGTACGGCCGCCACCCGGATCCTGGTCCACCACCGGGTGCACGACGCGTTCCTGGCCGCCTTCGTCGAACAGGCCGGACGACAACTCCCCGGCGCCCCCGGGGAACCGGACGCCGCCTTCGGCCCGCTCAACAGCGCCGCGCAGCTCAGCTCCGTACGCGACCTGCTCAACCGGCTGCCGGACCACGCCCGGATCGTCGCCGGTGGCTCCGCCCTGTCCCGGCCCGGTTTCTTCCACCAGGCCACCGTCGTCGCGGGGGTGCGCCAGGACGATGAGATCGTGCAACGGGAGGTCTTCGGCCCGGTCGTCACCGTGCAGTCCTTCGCCGACGAGGCCGAAGCGGTCCGACTCGCCAACGGCGTGCCGCAGGGCCTGGCGGCCAGCGTGTGGACCGGTGACCACCAGCGGGCGATGCGCGCCACCCGGGCGCTGGACACCGGGATCGTGTGGATCAACACCCACGGCACGACGGTGTCCGAGATGCCGCACGGCGGCGTCAAGCACTCGGGCTACGGAAGCGACCTGTCCCTCGCCGGGCTGCTCGACTACACCCGGGTGAAGCACGTGATGCTGTGA
- a CDS encoding SRPBCC family protein, whose translation MTTSHQNTLEHLAPEDFRFSRKAWIAATPPEVYELVSDVSMISVWSPNVSDVRYDDGDGPQAGAWFTGRSRRGDREWTSRSQVVRAEPGDTFAFVVDGLVRWSWTFRPLGTGTVAEQSWQLLALDPVLGSTRSDLEALLAHMADSVETTLVSLGRWVAEGGDHR comes from the coding sequence ATGACCACCTCCCACCAGAACACCCTCGAGCACCTCGCCCCCGAGGACTTCCGCTTCAGCAGGAAGGCCTGGATCGCGGCCACCCCGCCGGAGGTCTACGAGCTGGTGAGCGACGTGTCGATGATCAGCGTCTGGAGTCCGAACGTGAGCGATGTGCGCTACGACGACGGCGACGGCCCCCAGGCCGGCGCCTGGTTCACCGGACGCAGCCGGCGCGGCGATCGGGAGTGGACCAGCCGCTCGCAGGTGGTGCGGGCCGAGCCCGGCGACACGTTCGCCTTCGTCGTGGACGGACTCGTCCGGTGGAGCTGGACGTTCCGCCCGCTCGGCACCGGCACGGTGGCGGAGCAGTCCTGGCAATTGCTGGCCCTGGACCCGGTGCTGGGCAGCACCCGCTCCGACCTGGAGGCACTGCTCGCGCACATGGCGGACAGCGTGGAGACCACACTGGTCTCGCTGGGGCGCTGGGTCGCCGAGGGCGGCGACCACCGCTGA
- a CDS encoding MFS transporter has protein sequence MSHSTGHGTPIGTVTGPDPRPGGPGRPPAYRWRWPALAALLVAEAMNLLDATIVQVAGPVIHTELGGSDAAIPWFSASYTLMFALGLLTGARLGDIAGRRRIFRIGVAAFAVTSLACALAPTAGTLIGLRALQGAAAALIIPQTFGLIRAMFDGAELPKALGTIGPVMGLSAVLGPVLGGVLTHADLFGSSWRACLLVNLPLAAVVLVVARRLREDRAPVRPRLDPVGTALAMAGTALVVCPLATGAPGPAGWAAAGAGAAVLVLFVAHQRRTARHGRAPLIEPALLRGRAFPAALATSTLFFAVMNGVMITVVLHLELGLHRGPLTAGLTLLPWSAGLAAGSWAAGAYLVPRHGTRVLHAGIAALAVGLAAAVLAYRSAAPDAYPTALPFALAVAGLGTGLFTPPFFTTALRGVGPQETGSAAGLLNAVQQLGGTLGVAVIGGVYLAGDGTPRGAAQAALGTAGAILAATAIAAAAMTARPRDRTGNRQA, from the coding sequence ATGTCCCACAGCACCGGCCACGGCACGCCGATCGGCACCGTCACCGGCCCGGATCCGCGCCCGGGCGGGCCCGGGCGGCCGCCCGCGTACCGGTGGCGCTGGCCCGCGTTGGCCGCGCTGCTGGTCGCCGAGGCGATGAACCTGCTGGACGCCACGATCGTCCAGGTCGCGGGCCCGGTCATCCACACCGAGCTGGGCGGCTCGGACGCCGCCATCCCGTGGTTCAGCGCCTCCTACACCCTCATGTTCGCGCTCGGACTGCTGACCGGCGCCCGGCTCGGCGACATCGCGGGCCGCCGCCGCATCTTCCGCATCGGCGTCGCGGCGTTCGCCGTCACGTCCCTGGCGTGCGCGCTCGCGCCGACGGCCGGGACGCTGATCGGGCTGCGCGCGCTGCAGGGCGCCGCGGCGGCGCTGATCATCCCGCAGACGTTCGGCCTGATCCGGGCGATGTTCGACGGTGCCGAACTGCCCAAGGCGCTGGGCACGATCGGCCCGGTCATGGGCCTGTCGGCGGTCCTGGGCCCGGTGTTGGGCGGGGTCCTGACGCACGCCGACCTGTTCGGCTCGTCGTGGCGCGCCTGCCTGCTGGTCAATCTCCCCCTCGCCGCCGTCGTGCTGGTCGTCGCACGGCGGCTGCGTGAGGACCGCGCACCGGTCCGGCCACGCCTGGACCCGGTGGGGACGGCGCTGGCGATGGCCGGCACGGCGCTGGTGGTGTGCCCGCTGGCGACCGGCGCTCCGGGGCCGGCCGGATGGGCGGCGGCGGGCGCGGGCGCGGCCGTCCTGGTGCTGTTCGTCGCCCACCAGCGCCGCACCGCGCGCCACGGCCGGGCCCCGCTGATCGAACCGGCGCTGCTGCGCGGCCGCGCGTTCCCCGCCGCGCTGGCCACCTCCACGCTCTTCTTCGCCGTCATGAACGGCGTCATGATCACCGTGGTCCTGCACCTGGAACTGGGCCTGCACCGTGGCCCGCTCACCGCGGGTCTGACCCTGCTGCCGTGGTCCGCCGGGCTGGCCGCCGGGTCGTGGGCCGCGGGCGCGTACCTGGTGCCCCGGCACGGGACCCGCGTCCTGCACGCCGGGATCGCCGCCCTCGCCGTCGGACTCGCCGCCGCGGTCCTCGCCTACCGCTCCGCCGCGCCCGACGCGTACCCGACGGCCCTACCGTTCGCGCTCGCCGTCGCGGGCCTCGGTACGGGCCTGTTCACGCCGCCGTTCTTCACCACCGCGCTGCGCGGTGTCGGCCCGCAGGAGACCGGCTCGGCGGCCGGGCTCCTCAACGCCGTCCAGCAACTCGGCGGCACGCTCGGCGTCGCGGTGATCGGCGGCGTCTACCTCGCAGGAGACGGCACCCCGCGCGGCGCCGCACAGGCCGCGCTCGGCACGGCCGGAGCCATCCTGGCGGCGACCGCGATCGCCGCGGCCGCGATGACGGCACGGCCCCGGGACCGGACGGGGAACCGACAGGCGTGA
- a CDS encoding ABC transporter ATP-binding protein, protein MDTTPAVRLDGVSKQFADSYAVRDVTLDIAAGQFFSLLGPSGCGKTTSLRMIGGFADPTEGAVLLAGEDVTALPPNKRNVNTVFQSYALFDHLSLTDNVAFGLKRKRVPKAEIKQRVGDMLDLVQLGGLAKRKPATLSGGQRQRVALARALVNRPAVLLLDEPLAALDLKLRRQMQVELKQIQREVGITFVFVTHDQDEALTMSDRVAVMNAGHVEQCGTPEDVYEHPASRFVAAFMGTSNLMTGTYRSGDIVLEQGLSLPVGRRDGVAEGSAVSVSIRPEKIWLSDFEPGMSVMRGVIRETVYSGPTTTYLIELAPGVTLSALEQNTARSRMEDRWSGGESVELGWKPEHCLVLS, encoded by the coding sequence ATGGACACGACTCCCGCAGTCCGGCTCGACGGCGTCTCCAAGCAGTTCGCGGACTCCTACGCCGTCCGTGACGTCACCCTCGACATCGCGGCAGGCCAGTTCTTCTCCCTGCTCGGCCCCTCGGGCTGCGGCAAGACCACCTCGCTGCGCATGATCGGCGGGTTCGCCGACCCCACCGAGGGCGCCGTGCTGCTCGCCGGGGAGGACGTGACCGCGCTGCCGCCGAACAAGCGCAACGTCAACACCGTCTTCCAGAGTTACGCGCTGTTCGACCATCTCAGCCTCACCGACAACGTGGCCTTCGGCCTCAAGCGCAAGCGCGTGCCCAAGGCGGAGATCAAGCAGCGGGTCGGCGACATGCTGGACCTGGTCCAGCTCGGCGGGCTCGCCAAGCGCAAGCCCGCGACCCTGTCCGGAGGCCAGCGGCAGCGGGTGGCCCTGGCCAGGGCACTCGTCAACCGGCCGGCGGTACTGCTGCTCGACGAACCGCTGGCCGCCCTGGACCTGAAGCTGCGCCGCCAGATGCAGGTGGAACTCAAGCAGATCCAGCGCGAGGTGGGCATCACCTTCGTCTTCGTCACCCACGATCAGGACGAGGCGCTGACGATGTCCGACCGGGTGGCCGTGATGAACGCGGGCCACGTCGAACAGTGCGGCACGCCCGAGGACGTCTACGAGCACCCCGCCAGCCGCTTCGTCGCCGCGTTCATGGGCACCTCCAACCTGATGACGGGGACCTATCGCAGCGGCGACATCGTGCTCGAACAGGGGCTGTCGCTACCGGTGGGGCGCCGCGACGGCGTCGCCGAGGGCAGCGCGGTGAGCGTGTCCATCCGGCCGGAGAAGATCTGGCTGTCCGACTTCGAGCCCGGGATGTCGGTGATGCGCGGAGTGATCAGGGAGACCGTGTACTCCGGACCGACGACGACCTATCTGATCGAACTCGCGCCGGGCGTCACACTGTCGGCGCTGGAGCAGAACACCGCGCGGTCCCGGATGGAGGACCGGTGGAGCGGCGGCGAGAGCGTGGAACTCGGCTGGAAACCCGAGCACTGCCTCGTCCTGAGCTGA